A stretch of Eleutherodactylus coqui strain aEleCoq1 chromosome 9, aEleCoq1.hap1, whole genome shotgun sequence DNA encodes these proteins:
- the LOC136578570 gene encoding lymphocyte antigen 6E-like, with protein sequence MAAYTSLLLVIALCAATAHSLKCYTCIARPTNDQCLTATNCSIDTMYCQTVVTATVEGKFTTAVDKRCLSSCTPESAKNDVLSVTISCCKTDLCNYSDSGGASIRSSCAAIILALGSVLIIVKSSVL encoded by the exons ATGGCAGCGTACACAAGCCTCCTCCTGGTGATCGCCCTCTGTGCAGCGACAG CTCACTCTCTGAAATGCTACACTTGTATTGCAAGACCGACCAACGACCAGTGCCTGACCGCGACAAACTGCAGTATAGACACAATGTATTGTCAGACGGTGGTCACAGCAACAGTCG AAGGGAAATTCACTACCGCTGTCGATAAGAGGTGCCTCTCGTCCTGCACTCCGGAAAGCGCCAAAAATGACGTATTGTCTGTCACCATCTCCTGCTGCAAAACTGATCTGTGTAACTACAGCGACAGCGGCGGCGCCAGCATCAGGTCCAGCTGTGCCGCCATCATCCTGGCGCTGGGATCCGTCCTGATCATTGTGAAGAGCTCGGTGCTGTAA
- the LOC136578722 gene encoding ly6/PLAUR domain-containing protein 2-like — translation MAGYTSLLLVIALCAATGDLKFTIRARLCNALQYFSSPSNSHMLTLHFFRTLIAKMCASSCSLSSDTNGIASVSCCSTDLCNHSGSASIRSSCAAISLALGSVLIILKSSVL, via the exons ATGGCAGGGTATACAAGCCTCCTCCTGGTGATCGCCCTCTGTGCAGCGACAG gggacttgaagttCACAATTAGGGCACGTTTatgtaatgcactgcaatacttcagcagT CCAAGTAACAGTCACATGCTCACATTGCATTTTTTCCGTACCCTCATTGCTAAGATGTGCGCCTCGTCCTGCTCTCTGTCTAGCGACACCAATGGCATAGCCTCCGTGTCCTGCTGCAGTACTGATCTGTGTAACCACAGCGGCAGCGCCAGCATTAGGTCCAGCTGTGCCGCCATCAGCCTGGCGCTGGGATCCGTCCTGATCATCCTGAAGAGCTCAGTGCTATAA